One stretch of Cohnella algarum DNA includes these proteins:
- a CDS encoding ABC transporter substrate-binding protein → MNMKKIGLPLIVALMLMVAAACGSSGGNGSGASETASPSAPESSSAPPSPSASPSESASSEPKEIVTIKFSEVIRSIFYAPHYVAMSRGFFEEEGLNVDMNTAQGSDKGAAALIAGTADISLVGPETAIYIYNQKGDKTLKIFHQLTMKDGSFLLSREPTDAFDWKDLSGKTVLGWRPGSAPQMVMNSTLIQKGITDAEVVTNIASPALAGAFTSGQGDYIQLFEPVASTLVQEGKAYYAASLGEAFGDFPETSYVATSDYIAENPEIIQSFVNAVAKGTQWLQTASDDEIAEALAPFFEGTSKELIIQSVTRYQDQGTWPAKPELAAEAFETLQSVLIENGVLKAEEKISDMSAVVDMSFVEKIGGA, encoded by the coding sequence ATGAACATGAAAAAGATCGGTTTGCCGCTTATCGTCGCCCTTATGCTGATGGTTGCCGCCGCATGCGGAAGTTCCGGCGGAAACGGTTCCGGGGCGAGCGAAACCGCGAGTCCTTCGGCGCCGGAGTCGTCCTCCGCACCGCCGTCGCCGTCCGCCTCGCCAAGCGAATCCGCTTCTTCCGAACCGAAGGAAATCGTCACGATCAAGTTTTCCGAGGTCATTCGATCCATTTTTTACGCTCCGCATTACGTCGCCATGTCCCGGGGCTTTTTTGAAGAAGAGGGCCTTAACGTCGATATGAATACGGCGCAAGGCTCGGACAAGGGAGCGGCGGCGCTGATCGCCGGCACGGCCGACATTTCGCTCGTCGGTCCGGAAACCGCCATCTATATTTACAATCAAAAAGGCGACAAAACGCTCAAAATTTTTCACCAGCTGACGATGAAGGACGGTTCGTTCCTGCTTTCCCGCGAGCCGACGGACGCGTTCGACTGGAAAGACCTGTCGGGTAAAACGGTGCTCGGCTGGCGTCCCGGCAGCGCCCCGCAGATGGTCATGAACTCGACGCTCATTCAAAAAGGGATAACCGACGCGGAAGTCGTGACAAACATCGCTTCCCCCGCTTTGGCGGGCGCCTTTACGAGCGGCCAGGGCGATTATATCCAGCTGTTCGAACCGGTCGCCTCGACGCTCGTGCAGGAAGGCAAAGCCTACTACGCCGCTTCTCTTGGCGAAGCGTTCGGCGATTTCCCGGAGACTTCGTACGTCGCGACTTCGGATTATATCGCCGAGAACCCGGAAATCATCCAAAGCTTCGTGAACGCGGTCGCCAAAGGAACGCAGTGGCTGCAGACGGCTTCCGACGACGAAATCGCCGAAGCGCTCGCGCCGTTTTTCGAAGGAACGTCCAAGGAGCTGATCATCCAGTCGGTCACCCGTTATCAGGATCAAGGGACGTGGCCGGCGAAGCCCGAGCTTGCCGCGGAAGCGTTCGAGACGCTGCAATCCGTCCTTATCGAAAACGGCGTGCTGAAGGCCGAGGAGAAAATTTCCGACATGAGCGCGGTCGTCGACATGAGCTTCGTCGAAAAGATCGGAGGTGCGTGA
- a CDS encoding ABC transporter ATP-binding protein, translating into MAQIELRDVGLSYFSPKQETEALRDVQASIEQGEFISIVGPSGCGKSTLLSLISGMQKPTKGKVEIDGKEVTGTSPKVGYMLQHDHLFEWRDVLSNLLVGAEIRRMNKKKAREKALELLERYGLGGFARHNPTQLSGGMRQRVALIRTLVAEPDILLLDEPFSALDYQTRLTLADDIHRIIKDQGKTAILVTHDISEAISMADRVMVMSKRPSTISSIYRIRFEEGEQLSPWKKREAGRYNQYFNAIWRELEGHVVTAG; encoded by the coding sequence ATGGCGCAAATCGAGCTGCGGGACGTGGGGCTGAGTTACTTTTCGCCGAAGCAGGAAACCGAAGCGCTGCGGGATGTCCAGGCGTCGATCGAGCAAGGGGAGTTCATCAGCATCGTCGGGCCGAGCGGGTGCGGGAAAAGCACCCTGCTCTCCCTTATTTCCGGCATGCAAAAGCCGACGAAGGGCAAAGTCGAAATCGACGGAAAGGAGGTGACCGGCACTTCTCCCAAGGTGGGGTACATGCTCCAGCACGACCACCTGTTCGAATGGCGGGACGTGCTGAGCAATCTGCTGGTCGGAGCCGAAATTCGCCGCATGAACAAAAAAAAGGCGAGGGAAAAGGCGCTGGAGCTGCTGGAACGTTACGGTCTCGGCGGCTTCGCCCGCCACAATCCGACGCAGCTGTCGGGCGGCATGCGCCAGCGGGTCGCCCTGATCCGAACGCTTGTCGCCGAGCCGGACATATTGCTGCTCGACGAGCCTTTTTCGGCGCTCGATTATCAGACCCGGCTGACGCTTGCCGACGACATTCACCGCATCATCAAAGATCAGGGAAAAACGGCGATTCTCGTCACGCACGACATTTCGGAAGCGATCAGCATGGCGGACCGCGTCATGGTGATGTCCAAGCGGCCGAGCACGATTTCGTCGATCTATCGCATCCGGTTCGAGGAGGGCGAACAGCTGTCCCCGTGGAAAAAGCGCGAAGCCGGCCGCTACAATCAGTATTTCAACGCCATATGGAGGGAGCTGGAAGGCCATGTCGTCACTGCCGGCTAG
- a CDS encoding ABC transporter permease, with protein MSSLPARELTVSAEPAVRAEQAASPQYVRYLQKQRRRKWAIALSRLAVLAVFLGLWEAAAALKWVDSMLTSRPSQLVSSFRELAFDGNLLHHAWVTTLETLIGLVVSMAAGTLIAILFWWSTYASKVLEPYMVVLNALPKVALGPIFYIWLGDRYSVYGMAIAISIIVTIMMIETGFKEISKTKLKLMESFGASKLQMLRIVLLPASVPNLIATMKVNVGLTLVGVIMGEFLSSKAGLGYLIIYGGQVFQMDMVMVSIAMLALLSILLYGVVTLLGHFALKRNHFEG; from the coding sequence ATGTCGTCACTGCCGGCTAGAGAATTGACCGTCTCCGCGGAGCCGGCTGTCCGGGCCGAACAAGCGGCTTCGCCCCAATACGTCCGCTATTTGCAAAAGCAGAGAAGGCGAAAATGGGCGATCGCTCTGTCCCGCCTGGCGGTGCTGGCCGTTTTTCTCGGCCTGTGGGAGGCTGCCGCGGCGCTGAAATGGGTCGACTCGATGCTGACCAGCCGCCCCTCGCAGCTTGTCTCATCGTTTCGGGAGCTGGCTTTCGACGGAAATCTGCTGCATCACGCCTGGGTGACGACGCTCGAAACGCTGATCGGCCTCGTCGTCTCGATGGCTGCCGGCACGCTGATCGCGATCCTGTTCTGGTGGTCGACCTACGCGTCCAAAGTGCTGGAGCCGTACATGGTCGTCCTGAACGCGCTCCCCAAAGTGGCGCTCGGCCCGATTTTCTACATCTGGCTCGGCGACCGCTACTCGGTGTACGGGATGGCGATCGCGATTTCGATTATCGTGACGATCATGATGATCGAGACGGGCTTTAAGGAAATCAGCAAAACGAAGCTGAAGCTGATGGAATCGTTCGGCGCAAGCAAGCTGCAAATGCTGCGGATCGTGCTGCTGCCGGCCAGCGTCCCGAACTTGATCGCGACGATGAAGGTGAATGTCGGGCTGACGCTTGTCGGCGTCATCATGGGCGAATTTCTGTCGTCCAAAGCCGGGCTCGGCTATCTGATCATCTACGGCGGACAGGTGTTCCAAATGGATATGGTCATGGTCAGCATCGCGATGCTGGCGCTGCTTTCCATTTTATTGTACGGGGTCGTCACTTTGCTTGGGCATTTCGCGTTAAAACGAAACCACTTCGAAGGCTGA
- a CDS encoding creatininase family protein, with amino-acid sequence MPSAYELTQMTWPEVEQALKTVKIAIIPLGAHEQHGPHLAESCDAVLAEEMGRRLAERLYPEAIVTPTVNMGVSPHHLRFPGTLSLEPATLLAILRDMTASLKRHGICNVLVLNSHGGNQAALAVASDTLPRELGVNFYYAKTTASAKDVMERRIESKLYGHSCEREVSEALYLAPHLVRLDRLAKGDIREGKWRKLRPGNPLQGYYYYEEMTGNGCIGDATKASRELGEELVETALDRLAEAVRDVL; translated from the coding sequence ATGCCGTCCGCATACGAACTGACCCAAATGACTTGGCCGGAAGTCGAGCAGGCTCTGAAAACGGTCAAAATCGCGATCATCCCGCTCGGCGCGCACGAACAGCACGGTCCGCACCTGGCGGAAAGCTGCGATGCGGTGCTAGCCGAGGAGATGGGCAGGCGGCTGGCGGAGCGGCTGTATCCGGAGGCGATCGTGACGCCGACCGTCAATATGGGCGTTTCGCCGCACCATCTGCGCTTTCCGGGCACCCTTTCGCTGGAGCCCGCCACGCTGCTCGCGATTTTGCGCGACATGACCGCTTCGCTCAAGCGGCACGGCATTTGCAACGTGCTCGTGCTGAACTCGCACGGAGGCAATCAGGCGGCGCTCGCCGTCGCCTCCGACACGCTGCCGAGGGAGCTCGGCGTCAACTTTTACTATGCCAAAACGACCGCATCGGCCAAAGACGTCATGGAGCGGCGGATCGAATCGAAGCTGTACGGCCACAGCTGCGAAAGGGAAGTGTCCGAAGCGCTCTATTTGGCGCCGCATCTGGTAAGGCTGGACCGGCTCGCGAAGGGCGATATCCGGGAAGGGAAATGGCGGAAGCTCAGGCCGGGGAATCCGCTGCAAGGTTACTATTATTACGAGGAAATGACAGGCAACGGCTGCATCGGAGACGCGACCAAAGCAAGCCGCGAGCTCGGCGAGGAATTGGTGGAGACGGCGCTCGACCGGCTGGCGGAGGCCGTCCGGGACGTGCTTTAG
- a CDS encoding TenA family transcriptional regulator, with the protein MSTVLTKPEFMNKEDFRAALEKAIEGNAVAKAPFTTMWANGELTKEHFARWVEQHYAYVGPFAEYLAYVYANCPHEDARDFLLQNMWEEELGGDRHTELLIRFGEACGTTRERIVSMKELLPETIGLQSWCYRMAMRENFLYATAALVVGLESQVPSIYRRQTPTLREKYGFTDEEVEFFDLHIVSDEIHGERGYQIVLEYARTAEEQQRCIRIVEEATKMRRMYLAGISREFLGA; encoded by the coding sequence ATGTCGACCGTACTGACGAAACCCGAATTCATGAACAAAGAGGACTTCCGCGCCGCGCTGGAAAAAGCGATCGAGGGCAACGCCGTCGCCAAGGCGCCGTTTACGACGATGTGGGCGAACGGGGAGCTGACGAAGGAGCATTTCGCCCGTTGGGTGGAGCAGCACTACGCGTACGTCGGGCCGTTCGCCGAGTATTTGGCCTATGTGTACGCGAATTGCCCGCACGAGGACGCCCGCGACTTCCTGCTGCAAAACATGTGGGAAGAAGAATTGGGCGGCGATCGTCACACGGAGCTGCTGATCCGGTTCGGCGAGGCATGCGGCACGACCCGCGAGCGTATCGTTTCCATGAAGGAGCTGCTGCCGGAAACGATCGGCCTGCAATCGTGGTGCTACCGGATGGCGATGCGGGAAAATTTCCTGTATGCCACGGCCGCCCTCGTCGTCGGGCTGGAATCGCAGGTTCCGTCCATTTACCGCCGGCAAACGCCGACCCTCCGCGAAAAATACGGCTTTACGGACGAGGAGGTGGAATTTTTCGATCTGCACATCGTGTCCGACGAAATTCACGGCGAACGCGGCTATCAAATCGTGCTCGAATACGCGCGGACGGCCGAGGAGCAGCAGCGCTGCATCCGGATCGTCGAAGAAGCGACGAAGATGCGCCGGATGTACCTGGCCGGCATTTCCCGCGAATTTCTCGGCGCGTGA